A stretch of Lathyrus oleraceus cultivar Zhongwan6 chromosome 6, CAAS_Psat_ZW6_1.0, whole genome shotgun sequence DNA encodes these proteins:
- the LOC127097059 gene encoding receptor-like protein 4, whose protein sequence is MILVLPNFFFFFFITTTISTSTPSFPNSLSSYHINCGTSTNLTDSFNITWLSDRFFTGGSTSDVSEPLRFKLPSEKTLRFFPSSSNGKKNCYAFSSLPSARYLLRTFTVYNNYDGKSRPPSFDVAFSGTIIFNWRSPWPESTAGDGAYSDIFVFLNTSLPADLCFYGFATDAPIVSSVELFPVDSASYDSHSTGENLILVNYGRISCGSDDPWGPGFTNDTDKFGRSWQPDKPFLSGPDETVRDVSTGSTVHGSDKEPNYFPMKLYQTAVTSEVSSLEYELSVDAKMDYMVWLHFAEIDTSVKRAGERVFDVFINGKNATRVDIYKEVGSFAAFTWHHVVKNLSSNLLGIKLVAVSGAPLISAIENYALVPNEPSTHPLQVSAMRSLKESLRIPGRMGWNGDPCAPTTWDAWEGVTCRISDDKTALLITEINLGSQGLKGSISDQISHLSDLVSLNLSSNSLGGEIPSELGQNSMVKVDLSNNQLMGSIPDSLASSNLLLVLLNDNLLEGQVPVQLFSVGVRGGAIDLSGNKGLCGVPSLPPCWKYGRLSTGAKIAIVLSCIFVFCMLLLLVYIYCIKKRNDYDFNLPYDIMALAAKRSKYQRQKSLALLELENRYAKGFPSPFTPQ, encoded by the exons ATGATTCTAGTTCTACCcaatttcttcttcttcttcttcatcactaCCACCATCTCCACCTCAACCCCATCCTTTCCCAACA GTTTGTCCTCTTACCACATTAACTGCGGCACTTCAACTAACTTAACTGATTCCTTCAACATAACATGGCTCTCCGACCGTTTCTTCACCGGTGGATCCACCTCCGACGTCTCCGAGCCACTCCGCTTTAAACTCCCCTCCGAAAAAACGCTCCGATTCTTCCCGTCTTCTTCCAACGGCAAAAAAAACTGTTATGCTTTTTCTTCTCTTCCCTCTGCACGTTACCTTCTCCGCACTTTCACCGTTTACAATAACTACGACGGTAAGTCACGTCCTCCGTCGTTCGATGTTGCCTTCTCCGGTACCATCATTTTCAACTGGCGTTCTCCCTGGCCTGAATCCACGGCTGGAGACGGTGCTTATTCTGATATATTCGTTTTCCTCAACACTTCTTTACCAGCTGATCTTTGCTTCTATGGCTTCGCTACCGATGCTCCGATTGTCTCTTCCGTCGAGCTATTTCCTGTTGATTCTGCTTCATATGATTCTCACTCCACCGGTGAAAATCTCATTCTTGTTAACTACGGTAGAATCTCATGCGGCTCCGACGATCCTTGGGGTCCTGGCTTCACCAACGACACTGACAAATTCGGCCGGTCATGGCAACCGGACAAACCATTCCTATCCGGACCGGATGAAACCGTTAGAGATGTGTCAACGGGGAGCACTGTACATGGTTCCGATAAAGAGCCTAACTATTTTCCGATGAAGCTTTACCAAACGGCTGTGACGTCGGAGGTGAGTTCGTTGGAGTACGAATTGAGTGTGGACGCGAAGATGGATTATATGGTGTGGCTGCACTTTGCTGAGATTGATACGAGTGTTAAAAGAGCTGGAGAAAGAGTGTTTGATGTGTTCATCAATGGAAAGAATGCGACCAGAGTTGATATATACAAAGAAGTAGGTAGTTTTGCCGCTTTTACTTGGCATCATGTTGTCAAAAACTTGAGCAGTAACCTTTTAGGGATTAAACTTGTTGCTGTTTCTGGTGCCCCTCTTATTAGTGCCATTGAGAATTATGCATTGGTTCCCAATGAACCTTCAACTCACCCTCTTCAAG TGAGTGCTATGAGGTCATTGAAAGAATCCCTTCGAATTCCAGGAAGAATGGGTTGGAATGGTGATCCTTGTGCTCCTACAACTTGGGATGCTTGGGAAGGTGTTACCTGCCGTATCAGTGATGATAAAACTGCTCTTCTCATTACTGAAAT AAATCTTGGCAGTCAAGGCTTAAAAGGGAGCATAAGTGATCAGATTAGTCATTTATCAGACTTAGTTAGCCT GAACTTGAGTTCTAATTCCTTGGGAGGCGAAATACCATCAGAACTAGGTCAAAATTCCATGGTTAAAGT GGATTTATCCAACAATCAGTTAATGGGCTCTATACCTGACAGTCTGGCATCTTCGAATTTGCTGCTTGT GCTATTGAATGATAACCTATTGGAAGGACAAGTGCCGGTTCAACTTTTTTCTGTTGGTGTGCGGGGTGGAGCTATTGA TCTCTCTGGAAACAAAGGTTTGTGCGGCGTACCATCTCTACCACCATGTTGGAAGTATGGCCGATTATCGACTGGGGCTAAAATTGCGATAGTCTTGTCATGTATTTTCGTTTTCTGCATGCTCCTGCTGCTGGTATATATCTACTGCATAAAGAAAAGGAACGATTATGACTTTAATCTACCATATGATATAATGG CTCTAGCCGCCAAGAGAAGCAAATATCAGAGGCAGAAATCATTGGCGCTTCTTGAGCTGGAGAATCGATACGCCAAGGGATTTCCTTCACCTTTTACTCCTCAATAG